The following are from one region of the Streptomyces tuirus genome:
- a CDS encoding MFS transporter, which yields MTDVLRRGRGSLAFGFLVQGVAFALLVTRIPAIQDRYGVSDALLPAFLAAVPILAGIGSVTTERLVMRVRPSRLLRWSQPVVLLALLGVGAGERMVELGIALAAFGLAVGVLDASMNMLGVSLQRSYGRSIMLSFHAAYSLGGIVGASLAWVGAHWQLALWVSYLPVVLVLLPAVLVGSRWYVDDRGGAAGEVEKPGGEGQVLVFRLLLPLCLVMTVAYIGDSTVSNWSAKYLQDVLGSSEQMATVPYNVYMVTTLLGRAIGDLGVRRFGAVAVVRGGALLAAGGFAVVAAAPGAWVGMVGFTLLGLGLCVLVPQTFAAAGRLFPGASDAAVARLNVFNYVGFLIGSPLVGALGDLWSYRGAMLVPMVLVLVTLVYARSFAAQPDRYGGGHERPRTADVGRGSNGL from the coding sequence ATGACTGATGTGCTGCGGCGCGGCAGGGGGTCGCTGGCGTTCGGCTTCCTGGTGCAGGGGGTCGCCTTCGCTCTGCTCGTGACGAGGATCCCGGCCATCCAGGACCGGTACGGGGTCTCCGACGCGCTGCTGCCCGCGTTTCTCGCCGCCGTACCGATCCTCGCGGGGATCGGGAGCGTGACCACCGAGCGGCTGGTGATGCGGGTGCGGCCGAGCCGGCTGCTGCGGTGGTCCCAGCCCGTGGTGCTGCTGGCGCTGCTCGGCGTCGGGGCCGGGGAGCGGATGGTGGAGCTCGGGATCGCGCTCGCGGCGTTCGGCCTCGCCGTCGGCGTGCTGGACGCGTCGATGAACATGCTCGGGGTGAGCCTGCAGCGATCGTACGGGCGCAGCATCATGCTCAGTTTCCACGCGGCGTACAGCCTGGGCGGGATCGTCGGAGCCTCGCTTGCTTGGGTGGGGGCGCACTGGCAGCTGGCGTTGTGGGTGTCGTATCTGCCGGTCGTGCTGGTGCTGCTGCCGGCCGTGCTGGTGGGGAGCCGGTGGTACGTCGACGACCGGGGCGGTGCGGCTGGGGAGGTGGAGAAGCCGGGCGGGGAGGGCCAGGTTCTCGTCTTCCGGTTGCTGTTGCCGCTGTGTCTGGTGATGACGGTCGCGTACATCGGGGACTCGACGGTCTCCAACTGGAGTGCCAAGTACCTTCAGGACGTGCTCGGGAGTTCGGAGCAGATGGCGACGGTGCCGTACAACGTGTACATGGTCACCACGCTGCTGGGGCGGGCGATCGGGGACCTCGGGGTGCGGCGGTTCGGGGCGGTCGCGGTGGTGCGGGGCGGGGCGCTGCTGGCTGCGGGTGGATTCGCCGTGGTGGCCGCCGCGCCCGGGGCGTGGGTCGGGATGGTCGGGTTCACGCTGCTGGGGCTGGGACTGTGCGTGCTGGTGCCGCAGACGTTCGCGGCGGCCGGGAGGCTGTTCCCGGGAGCGTCGGACGCCGCCGTGGCGCGGCTGAATGTCTTCAACTACGTGGGGTTCTTGATCGGTTCGCCGTTGGTCGGGGCGCTCGGGGATCTGTGGAGCTACCGCGGGGCCATGCTCGTGCCGATGGTGTTGGTGCTGGTGACGCTGGTGTACGCCCGGTCGTTCGCGGCTCAACCGGACCGATACGGTGGCGGGCATGAGCGGCCGCGCACAGCTGATGTGGGACGAGGCAGTAACGGGCTATGA
- a CDS encoding acetoin utilization protein AcuC, with protein sequence MSGRAQLMWDEAVTGYDFGPGHPMDPVRLALTRRLVDAFGLDREVEVVAAKAAGESTLRLVHRPDYIGAVKAASADPGAADQSYGLGTLDDPAFAGMHEVSALIAGQSVGAAEAVWRGEALHAVNFAGGLHHAMPGGASGFCIYNDASLAIARLLELGAERVAYIDVDVHHGDGVQAAFWEDPRVLTISLHEHPQTLFPQTGWPQETGADSAEGSAVNVALPAGTGDAGWLRAFHAVVPELIAGFRPQVLVTQHGADTHFEDPLAHLAVSLDAQRAVQVACHDLAHEYADGRWVALGGGGYAVVDVVPRSWTHLVAIAAGRAVKPEAMIPEGWRQEVFAKTRQLAPARMTDGRWPVSWSGWDEGYDPADRLDQAVLATRRSVFPLRGLLA encoded by the coding sequence ATGAGCGGCCGCGCACAGCTGATGTGGGACGAGGCAGTAACGGGCTATGACTTCGGTCCCGGGCACCCGATGGATCCGGTCCGGCTCGCCCTGACCCGGAGACTGGTCGACGCCTTCGGGCTGGACCGCGAGGTGGAGGTCGTCGCCGCGAAGGCGGCCGGGGAGTCGACGCTGCGGCTCGTCCACCGCCCGGACTACATCGGGGCGGTGAAGGCCGCGTCGGCGGATCCGGGGGCGGCGGACCAGTCGTACGGGCTGGGGACGTTGGACGATCCGGCGTTCGCCGGGATGCACGAGGTGTCGGCGCTGATCGCCGGGCAGTCGGTGGGGGCGGCGGAGGCCGTGTGGCGGGGTGAGGCGCTGCACGCGGTGAACTTCGCGGGCGGGCTGCACCACGCGATGCCGGGTGGTGCGTCCGGGTTCTGCATCTACAACGACGCCTCGCTGGCGATCGCGCGGCTGCTGGAGCTCGGGGCGGAGCGGGTCGCGTACATCGACGTCGACGTGCATCACGGGGACGGGGTGCAGGCGGCGTTCTGGGAGGACCCGCGGGTGCTGACGATCTCGCTGCACGAGCATCCTCAGACGCTGTTCCCGCAGACCGGATGGCCGCAGGAGACCGGGGCGGACTCCGCGGAGGGTTCGGCGGTGAACGTGGCGCTGCCGGCCGGGACGGGGGACGCGGGGTGGCTGCGGGCGTTCCACGCGGTCGTGCCGGAGCTGATCGCCGGCTTCCGGCCGCAGGTGCTCGTGACGCAGCACGGGGCCGACACGCACTTCGAGGATCCGCTGGCGCACCTGGCGGTGTCGCTGGACGCGCAGCGGGCGGTGCAGGTGGCCTGTCACGACCTGGCGCACGAGTACGCCGACGGGCGGTGGGTGGCCCTGGGCGGGGGCGGTTACGCGGTGGTCGACGTGGTGCCGCGCTCGTGGACGCACCTGGTCGCGATCGCGGCCGGGCGGGCCGTGAAGCCCGAGGCGATGATCCCCGAGGGCTGGCGTCAGGAAGTGTTCGCGAAGACGCGGCAGTTGGCGCCGGCGCGGATGACGGACGGCCGCTGGCCCGTGAGCTGGTCCGGCTGGGACGAGGGCTACGACCCGGCGGACCGGCTGGACCAGGCGGTGCTGGCGACGCGGCGGTCGGTGTTCCCGCTGCGGGGGTTGCTGGCGTGA
- a CDS encoding phosphatase has protein sequence MLTPEALRAHLVGARLAGTVATSREESLRSYRLFAARDPRVLLGIDPEGAWGQRELIELMADRCGVSADSRRVSGQDVIDPERTLAALDAFAERLAEAAGRGAPVLLGTGHPHRLLGFYGALADALSAAGCAVLTPAKGRRVDITTRFGLRTYNLDYVRGVALVRTPDGERPGCEPGAHTHSPLPVRTVLAACAEAGGPLPELVIGDHGWVCGAGQLGFEAIGPADTDDPALFVGEAEGSVAVAVPLDDGVRSDYYLPLTRYVLNRACLSQ, from the coding sequence GTGCTGACCCCCGAGGCCCTGCGTGCGCATCTGGTGGGTGCTCGGCTCGCCGGGACCGTGGCGACGTCGCGGGAGGAGAGCCTGCGCAGTTATCGGCTCTTCGCCGCCCGGGACCCCCGGGTGCTGCTCGGAATCGACCCCGAAGGTGCCTGGGGGCAGCGGGAGTTGATCGAGCTGATGGCGGACCGGTGTGGTGTTTCGGCCGATTCGCGGCGGGTTTCCGGCCAGGACGTGATCGATCCGGAGCGGACCCTGGCGGCGCTGGACGCCTTCGCGGAACGCCTCGCCGAAGCCGCCGGGCGGGGCGCTCCCGTGCTTCTCGGGACCGGGCACCCGCATCGGCTGCTCGGTTTCTACGGCGCTCTGGCAGACGCGCTGTCGGCGGCTGGATGTGCCGTTCTCACCCCGGCGAAGGGTCGCCGTGTCGACATAACGACCCGGTTCGGCCTACGCACGTACAACCTCGACTACGTACGGGGAGTCGCGCTGGTGCGGACCCCGGACGGGGAACGCCCCGGTTGTGAGCCCGGCGCACATACGCACTCACCTCTCCCGGTTCGTACCGTACTGGCCGCTTGTGCGGAGGCCGGCGGGCCCCTTCCCGAGCTGGTGATCGGGGACCACGGGTGGGTCTGCGGGGCAGGTCAGCTGGGGTTCGAGGCCATCGGGCCGGCCGATACGGACGACCCGGCGCTGTTCGTGGGGGAGGCCGAGGGGTCCGTGGCCGTGGCCGTTCCACTTGATGACGGCGTGCGGTCCGATTACTACCTGCCGCTTACCCGCTACGTACTCAATCGGGCGTGTCTGTCACAGTAG
- a CDS encoding helix-turn-helix domain-containing protein, translated as MAAAGERPLNEVQFLTVAEVASVMRVSKMTVYRLVHSGHLPAIRVGRSFRVPEQAVHEYLRESYVGVETA; from the coding sequence ATGGCTGCAGCTGGCGAGAGGCCTCTGAACGAGGTTCAGTTCCTTACCGTGGCGGAAGTCGCCTCGGTGATGCGAGTGTCGAAGATGACCGTGTACCGGCTGGTGCACAGCGGTCATCTGCCCGCGATCCGTGTGGGGCGGTCCTTCCGCGTCCCGGAGCAAGCGGTTCACGAGTACCTCCGCGAGAGTTACGTGGGGGTGGAAACCGCCTGA
- a CDS encoding 30S ribosomal protein bS22: MGSVIKKRRKRMAKKKHRKLLKRTRVQRRNKK; the protein is encoded by the coding sequence GTGGGCTCTGTTATCAAGAAGCGGCGCAAGCGGATGGCGAAGAAGAAGCACCGCAAGCTGCTCAAGCGCACGCGCGTTCAGCGTCGTAACAAGAAGTAA
- a CDS encoding NAD-dependent epimerase/dehydratase family protein, which yields MGKVVLVTGVARQLGGRFVRRIQRDPEVDRVVAVDAVPPEHHLGGADFIQADIRQPGIARVLAETGADTIVHLDVTGTPLGSGNRASLKETNVIGTMQLLGACQKSPAVQRLVVKSSTNVYGSAPRDPAVFTETTPPKSLPSGGFAKDTVEVEGYVRGFARRRPDVAVCVLRFANILGPTADTPLASYFALPVLPTVFGYDPRLQFVHEDDVIEVLRIGSHEPRRGTLNSGTFNIAGDGVLLLSQCSRRLGRPTVPLLLPAVTWAGSLVRTLGMTDFSPEQIRLLTHGRVVATGQMRETLGFQPKYTTAETFADFARSQGPGLLPPEALAGAVDRIADSPLAGGGHSPTQSAN from the coding sequence TTGGGCAAGGTCGTGCTCGTGACCGGAGTGGCCCGCCAGCTGGGGGGCCGGTTCGTCAGGCGCATCCAGCGGGACCCCGAGGTGGACCGGGTCGTCGCCGTGGACGCGGTGCCGCCCGAGCACCATCTGGGCGGCGCGGACTTCATCCAGGCCGACATCCGGCAGCCCGGGATCGCGCGGGTGCTCGCCGAGACGGGCGCCGACACGATCGTCCACCTGGACGTGACGGGCACGCCGCTGGGCAGCGGCAACCGGGCCTCCCTGAAGGAGACCAACGTCATCGGCACCATGCAGCTGCTCGGTGCCTGCCAGAAGTCCCCGGCCGTGCAACGGCTGGTCGTGAAGTCCAGTACCAACGTCTACGGCTCCGCGCCCCGCGACCCGGCCGTGTTCACCGAGACGACTCCGCCCAAGTCCCTGCCCAGTGGCGGCTTCGCCAAGGACACGGTCGAGGTCGAGGGGTATGTCCGCGGCTTCGCGCGCCGCCGGCCCGATGTGGCCGTGTGCGTACTGCGGTTCGCCAACATCCTGGGCCCGACCGCGGACACGCCGCTCGCCTCGTACTTCGCGCTGCCGGTCCTGCCGACGGTGTTCGGCTACGACCCGCGGCTGCAGTTCGTGCACGAGGACGATGTGATCGAGGTGCTGCGGATCGGCTCGCACGAACCCCGGCGGGGCACGCTCAACAGCGGCACCTTCAACATCGCCGGCGACGGTGTGCTGCTGCTCTCCCAGTGCTCCCGGCGCCTCGGGCGGCCCACCGTGCCGCTGCTGCTGCCGGCCGTCACCTGGGCGGGCTCGCTGGTGCGTACGCTGGGCATGACGGACTTCTCGCCCGAGCAGATCCGGCTGCTCACACACGGCCGGGTGGTGGCCACGGGCCAGATGCGCGAGACGCTGGGATTCCAGCCCAAGTACACGACCGCGGAGACGTTCGCGGACTTCGCCCGCAGCCAGGGCCCCGGACTTCTTCCGCCGGAGGCCCTTGCGGGGGCCGTCGACCGGATCGCCGACTCGCCTCTCGCGGGCGGCGGACACTCCCCGACGCAGAGCGCCAACTGA
- a CDS encoding lysophospholipid acyltransferase family protein — protein MADAKVIPFDDDRSRGSAVQRPQRRRSAGNRRSGAESVPVREVQPLPTRAVPQDDVPVTSDEQPPQPSRDGEGGLERRIAGGLAFLRRRLTGDYEVDDFGYDEELTDQVLMSLLRPLYDTYFRVEVKGIENIPSEGGALIVANHSGTLPMDGLMMQVAVHDNHPAGRHLRLLAADLVFMLPVVNELARKLGHTLACAEDASRLLEQGELVGVMPEGFKGLGKPFADRYKLQRFGRGGFVSTALRAGTPIVPCSIVGAEEIYPMIGNAKTVARLLGFPYFPITPTFPWLGPLGAIPLPTKWTIQFGEPIPTDGYPPEAAEDPMLMFNLTDQVREQIQHTLYKLLVQRRSVFF, from the coding sequence ATGGCGGACGCCAAGGTCATTCCGTTCGACGACGACCGGTCCCGCGGGAGCGCCGTGCAGCGCCCGCAGCGGCGCCGGAGCGCCGGGAACCGCCGCTCGGGCGCGGAGTCCGTGCCGGTGCGTGAGGTGCAGCCCCTGCCCACCAGGGCTGTTCCGCAGGATGATGTTCCTGTGACTTCCGATGAACAGCCGCCGCAGCCTTCCCGGGACGGCGAGGGCGGGCTGGAACGGCGGATCGCGGGCGGCCTGGCCTTCCTGCGCCGCCGCCTCACCGGGGACTACGAGGTCGACGACTTCGGCTACGACGAGGAGCTCACCGATCAGGTCCTGATGTCCCTGCTGCGCCCGCTGTACGACACGTACTTCCGGGTCGAGGTCAAGGGCATCGAGAACATCCCGTCCGAGGGCGGTGCCCTGATCGTCGCCAACCACTCCGGCACGCTGCCGATGGACGGCCTGATGATGCAGGTCGCCGTGCACGACAACCACCCGGCGGGCCGGCATCTGCGGCTCCTGGCCGCGGACCTGGTGTTCATGCTGCCGGTGGTCAACGAGCTGGCCCGCAAGCTGGGTCACACCCTGGCGTGCGCCGAGGACGCGTCCCGGCTGCTGGAGCAGGGCGAGTTGGTCGGGGTGATGCCGGAGGGCTTCAAGGGCCTTGGCAAGCCGTTCGCGGACCGCTACAAGCTCCAGCGCTTCGGCCGCGGCGGTTTCGTCTCGACGGCGCTGCGCGCGGGGACGCCGATCGTGCCCTGCTCGATCGTCGGGGCGGAGGAGATCTACCCGATGATCGGCAACGCCAAGACGGTCGCGCGGCTGCTGGGCTTCCCCTACTTCCCGATCACGCCCACGTTCCCGTGGCTCGGACCGCTCGGGGCGATCCCGCTGCCGACCAAGTGGACGATCCAGTTCGGCGAGCCGATCCCCACGGACGGCTATCCGCCGGAGGCGGCCGAGGACCCGATGCTGATGTTCAACCTGACCGACCAGGTCAGGGAGCAGATCCAGCACACGCTCTACAAGTTGCTGGTGCAGCGGCGGTCGGTGTTCTTCTGA
- a CDS encoding DUF5667 domain-containing protein — translation MIANVSAHRRANAFAQALEEQPEQGTAAEQPEGSAPARAAAEPSEQDRHLALASGLGALPKPELDPEVKVVQRAQLVAAFEAMLQEGTAGGGATDSAVPEQRSRARGAHRASSLKKFRPRSRLAKGLTAGGLSVGVAASAFGGVSAASSDALPGDSLYGLKRGIEDVTLGLADGSDERGRVYLDHASTRLGEARRLMERGRSGPLDHESLGEIRRALSGMRHDASEGHRLLSEAYQRDPDSLGPIQALSAFSHSHREAWGELRERLPVQLGDVSEQVSSVFDAIDEDVAPLQSLLPEPSAPSGGDGKRRGASESAPGGSSGTDRSARPSDSGGRHSDEGRSGSPSRSAGSGSDDDGLLGGNTGGLLDPPKDGEASTSPSAEGNTPVPEPDVTLPPLLPGLLPGLGIDSEDAD, via the coding sequence GTGATCGCGAACGTATCGGCGCACCGGCGGGCGAACGCCTTCGCCCAGGCCCTGGAGGAGCAGCCCGAGCAGGGCACGGCGGCCGAGCAGCCCGAAGGATCGGCACCGGCCCGGGCGGCCGCGGAACCGAGCGAGCAGGACCGCCATCTGGCGCTCGCCTCGGGGCTCGGCGCGCTGCCCAAGCCGGAGCTCGACCCGGAGGTCAAGGTCGTTCAGCGGGCCCAGCTGGTGGCCGCTTTCGAGGCCATGCTTCAAGAGGGCACCGCGGGCGGCGGGGCGACGGACAGCGCGGTCCCCGAGCAGCGATCCCGGGCTCGCGGCGCGCACCGCGCGAGTTCGCTGAAGAAGTTCCGGCCGCGTTCCCGGCTCGCCAAGGGCCTCACCGCGGGCGGACTGAGCGTAGGGGTGGCGGCGAGCGCCTTCGGCGGAGTCTCCGCCGCCAGCTCGGACGCCCTGCCCGGCGACTCGCTCTACGGCCTCAAGCGCGGCATCGAGGACGTCACGCTCGGCCTCGCCGACGGGTCGGACGAGCGCGGCCGGGTCTACCTCGACCACGCCTCCACGCGGCTCGGCGAGGCACGCCGCCTGATGGAGCGCGGCCGCAGCGGCCCCCTGGACCACGAGTCCCTCGGCGAGATCCGCCGTGCCCTGTCCGGCATGCGGCACGACGCGTCGGAGGGCCACCGCCTGCTGAGCGAGGCGTACCAGCGCGACCCGGACTCGCTGGGCCCCATCCAGGCCCTGTCCGCGTTCTCCCACTCCCACCGCGAGGCCTGGGGCGAGCTGCGCGAGCGACTGCCCGTCCAGCTCGGGGACGTCAGCGAGCAGGTGTCGTCCGTGTTCGACGCCATAGACGAGGACGTCGCCCCCCTGCAGTCCCTGCTGCCCGAGCCGTCGGCCCCGAGCGGCGGCGACGGCAAGCGGCGCGGCGCCTCCGAGTCGGCCCCCGGCGGCTCCTCCGGCACCGACCGCTCGGCCCGCCCCAGCGACAGCGGCGGCAGGCACAGCGACGAAGGCCGCAGCGGCAGCCCCAGCCGCTCGGCCGGCTCCGGCAGCGACGACGACGGCCTGCTCGGCGGCAACACCGGCGGCCTCCTCGACCCGCCGAAGGACGGCGAGGCGAGCACCTCCCCGTCCGCGGAGGGCAACACACCCGTCCCCGAGCCGGATGTGACGCTCCCACCGCTCCTGCCCGGCCTCCTGCCCGGCCTGGGCATCGACAGCGAGGACGCGGACTAG
- a CDS encoding ECF subfamily RNA polymerase sigma factor, BldN family yields the protein MYPHVGVDASGLATLRATVHDLLRGFVPTAYAVPAFATAAPVGPCYALADGSAAVGRRGRPSGAATARRPAADSDSARMMDLVERAQAGESDAFGRLYDQYSDTVYRYIYYRVGGKATAEDLTSETFLRALRRIGTFTWQGRDFGAWLVTIARNLVADHFKSSRFRLEVTTGEMLDANEVERSPEDSVLESLSNAALLDAVRRLNPQQQECVTLRFLQGLSVAETARVMGKNEGAIKTLQYRAVRTLARLLPEDAR from the coding sequence GTGTACCCACACGTCGGGGTTGACGCCTCGGGCCTGGCTACGCTGCGCGCAACGGTCCACGACCTGTTGCGCGGCTTCGTCCCCACCGCGTACGCCGTCCCCGCATTCGCCACCGCCGCGCCCGTCGGTCCGTGCTACGCACTGGCCGACGGCAGCGCCGCGGTCGGCAGACGAGGCCGCCCGTCCGGGGCGGCCACCGCCCGCCGCCCGGCGGCGGACAGCGACAGCGCCCGGATGATGGATCTCGTGGAGCGTGCCCAGGCCGGCGAGTCCGACGCCTTCGGCCGCCTCTACGACCAGTACAGCGACACCGTCTACCGGTACATCTACTACCGGGTCGGAGGAAAGGCGACCGCCGAGGACCTCACCAGCGAGACCTTCCTGCGCGCCCTGCGGCGCATCGGCACGTTCACCTGGCAGGGCCGTGACTTCGGCGCCTGGCTCGTGACCATCGCCCGCAACCTCGTCGCGGACCACTTCAAGTCCAGCCGGTTCCGCCTCGAGGTCACCACCGGCGAGATGCTCGACGCCAACGAGGTCGAGCGCTCCCCCGAGGACTCCGTCCTGGAGTCCCTCTCCAACGCCGCCCTGCTCGACGCCGTACGGCGGCTCAATCCGCAGCAGCAGGAGTGCGTGACGCTCCGCTTCCTCCAGGGCCTCTCCGTCGCCGAGACCGCCCGGGTGATGGGCAAGAACGAGGGCGCCATCAAGACCCTCCAGTACCGGGCCGTCCGCACCCTGGCCCGGCTCCTCCCGGAAGACGCCCGCTGA
- a CDS encoding HAD family hydrolase encodes MAALGWLTPRRRSATARSVLAGEASAEAARKSTQEVAGTTEVPQFPVHGDDRAAAFFDLDNTVMQGAALFHFGRGLYKRKFFETRDLAKFAWQQAWFRLAGVEDPEHMQEARDSALSIVRGHRVAELQSIGEEIYDEYMAERIWPGTRALAQAHLDAGQKVWLVTAAPVEIATVIARRLGLTGALGTVAESVDGVYTGKLVGEPLHGPAKAEAVRALAAAEGLDLGRCAAYSDSHNDIPMLSLVGHPYAINPDSKLRKHARRLDWRLRDYRTGRKAAKVGIPAAAGVGAVAGGTAAAIALHRRRR; translated from the coding sequence ATGGCCGCTCTAGGATGGCTCACCCCCCGTAGGCGCTCCGCCACGGCGCGGAGCGTTTTGGCAGGCGAGGCCTCGGCGGAGGCAGCCCGCAAGTCCACGCAGGAAGTCGCCGGCACGACCGAGGTACCGCAGTTCCCGGTGCACGGCGACGACCGGGCCGCCGCCTTCTTCGACCTGGACAACACCGTCATGCAGGGCGCGGCCCTCTTCCACTTCGGACGCGGCCTGTACAAACGGAAGTTCTTCGAGACGCGCGACCTCGCGAAGTTCGCGTGGCAGCAGGCGTGGTTCCGCCTCGCCGGCGTCGAGGACCCCGAACACATGCAGGAGGCCCGCGACTCCGCCCTCTCGATCGTCCGGGGCCACCGCGTCGCCGAACTGCAGTCGATCGGCGAGGAGATCTACGACGAGTACATGGCCGAGCGCATCTGGCCCGGCACCCGCGCCCTCGCCCAGGCCCACCTGGACGCCGGCCAGAAGGTGTGGCTGGTCACGGCCGCCCCCGTCGAGATCGCCACCGTCATCGCCCGCCGCCTCGGCCTGACCGGCGCCCTGGGCACGGTCGCCGAGTCCGTCGACGGCGTCTACACCGGCAAACTCGTCGGCGAACCGCTGCACGGCCCCGCGAAGGCCGAGGCCGTCCGCGCCCTGGCCGCCGCCGAGGGCCTGGACCTCGGCCGCTGCGCCGCCTACAGCGACTCGCACAACGACATCCCGATGCTCTCGCTGGTCGGCCACCCCTACGCCATCAACCCGGACAGCAAGCTGCGCAAGCACGCCCGCCGGCTGGACTGGCGGCTGCGCGACTACCGCACGGGCCGCAAGGCCGCCAAGGTCGGCATCCCGGCCGCGGCGGGCGTCGGCGCGGTGGCCGGCGGCACCGCGGCCGCCATCGCCCTGCACCGCCGGCGCCGCTGA
- a CDS encoding glutaredoxin family protein, with translation MADMSPLFRRTPSRDRLVTLIRKPGCHLCDDAQVVVEKVCGDLGVPWEQKDITEDRELHDQYWEQIPVVLVDGRQHTFWRVNEDRLRKALTD, from the coding sequence ATGGCCGACATGAGTCCCCTCTTCCGTCGCACGCCCTCTCGGGACCGGCTCGTCACGCTGATCCGCAAGCCCGGCTGTCATCTGTGTGATGACGCACAGGTCGTTGTGGAGAAGGTGTGCGGTGATCTCGGAGTCCCCTGGGAGCAGAAGGACATCACCGAGGATCGGGAACTGCACGACCAGTACTGGGAGCAGATCCCGGTCGTGCTGGTGGACGGCAGGCAGCACACGTTCTGGCGCGTGAACGAGGACCGCCTGCGCAAGGCGCTGACCGACTGA
- a CDS encoding redox-sensing transcriptional repressor Rex: MATGRTHRPATRSRGIPEATVARLPLYLRALTALSERSVPTVSSEELAAAAGVNSAKLRKDFSYLGSYGTRGVGYDVEYLVYQISRELGLTQDWPVVIVGIGNLGAALANYGGFASRGFRVAALIDADPAMAGKPVAGIPVQHSDDLEKIIQDNGVSIGVIATPAGAAQAVCDRLVAAGVTSILNFAPTVLSVPEGVDVRKVDLSIELQILAFHEQRKAGEEAAASDGGVPTAAARSDSTDQGPDGDMPAVMPA; the protein is encoded by the coding sequence GTGGCAACTGGCCGAACTCACCGACCGGCGACCCGCAGCCGAGGGATTCCCGAGGCCACCGTCGCCCGGCTTCCGCTGTACCTCCGCGCTCTGACCGCGCTGTCGGAGCGCTCGGTCCCCACGGTCTCCTCCGAGGAGCTCGCGGCGGCGGCGGGGGTCAACTCCGCGAAGCTGCGCAAGGACTTCTCCTACCTCGGCTCCTACGGGACCAGGGGTGTCGGCTACGACGTCGAGTATCTCGTGTACCAGATCTCCCGCGAACTGGGGCTCACCCAGGACTGGCCGGTAGTGATCGTCGGTATCGGTAACCTCGGCGCCGCCCTCGCCAACTACGGCGGGTTCGCCTCCCGTGGATTCCGGGTCGCCGCGCTGATCGACGCCGACCCGGCCATGGCCGGCAAGCCCGTCGCCGGGATCCCGGTGCAGCACTCCGACGACCTGGAGAAGATCATCCAGGACAACGGCGTGTCGATCGGTGTCATCGCCACCCCCGCCGGTGCCGCCCAGGCGGTCTGCGACCGGCTCGTGGCCGCCGGTGTCACCTCGATCCTGAACTTCGCGCCGACCGTGCTGTCCGTCCCCGAGGGCGTCGACGTGCGCAAGGTCGACCTCTCCATCGAGCTGCAGATCCTCGCCTTCCACGAGCAGCGCAAGGCCGGGGAGGAGGCCGCCGCCTCCGACGGTGGCGTCCCCACCGCCGCCGCCCGCAGCGACTCCACCGACCAGGGGCCGGACGGGGACATGCCCGCCGTGATGCCGGCATGA